In Armatimonadia bacterium, a genomic segment contains:
- a CDS encoding biotin/lipoyl-binding protein, with product MMRRRLILVGAVVLLGLLVFGIVRHRAGSKPKAEGPEMATVTRGKVLKTVTADGTLRALTSVSVKSDAGGKIIELAVDVGDVVKKGDLIAKIDPTDTQTAYTQALAGMESSQAQLTSAQAQAQAQPAMTRASIGQAAGSYQAAEMDLRRLQSATQPRDRADARTNLDKAKAALTSAKENLSRLKVATHPVSRAEARSGLDQANAALRQAQQNLARLKQATHPQAVIDAQASLDKARSDLTSAEREVKRYKALYDKGFVSLSTVQDKENTRDSAQASFDTAQERMRTVKDDQAAELAATEAQVQQAEAARVAAQRKWDAIDSDQGAETRSVEAAVQEAEAGYSAALRRWNTIDPDQAAEMASSRAKVDQARNS from the coding sequence ATGATGAGACGCAGACTGATTCTTGTGGGCGCAGTAGTCCTCCTGGGGTTGCTCGTCTTTGGGATCGTGCGACACCGGGCTGGAAGCAAACCAAAGGCCGAAGGGCCGGAGATGGCCACCGTGACCAGGGGCAAGGTGCTCAAGACGGTCACGGCCGACGGCACCCTCCGGGCACTCACTTCCGTATCGGTGAAGTCGGACGCCGGCGGCAAGATCATCGAGTTGGCGGTCGACGTAGGCGATGTGGTCAAGAAGGGCGACCTCATCGCGAAGATCGACCCGACCGATACGCAGACCGCATACACCCAGGCCCTGGCCGGGATGGAGAGCAGCCAGGCCCAGCTCACTTCGGCTCAGGCGCAGGCACAGGCGCAGCCCGCCATGACGCGAGCCTCTATCGGACAGGCTGCGGGTTCCTATCAGGCCGCCGAGATGGATCTGCGGCGACTGCAGTCTGCGACCCAGCCTCGAGACCGCGCTGATGCCAGGACGAACCTGGACAAGGCGAAGGCCGCGCTCACGTCGGCCAAGGAGAACCTGTCGCGGCTCAAGGTTGCGACCCATCCCGTCTCACGGGCGGAGGCGCGCTCCGGCCTTGACCAGGCAAACGCGGCGCTGCGCCAGGCTCAGCAGAACCTCGCACGCCTCAAGCAGGCTACGCACCCCCAGGCCGTCATAGATGCCCAGGCCTCCCTGGACAAAGCCCGCAGCGACCTCACCTCTGCAGAGCGCGAAGTGAAGCGCTACAAGGCGCTCTACGACAAGGGCTTCGTCTCCCTGAGCACCGTCCAGGACAAGGAGAACACGCGGGACTCCGCGCAGGCTTCCTTCGATACCGCCCAGGAGCGGATGCGCACCGTCAAGGACGACCAGGCTGCCGAACTGGCGGCAACAGAAGCCCAGGTTCAGCAGGCAGAGGCCGCCCGGGTCGCCGCACAGCGCAAGTGGGACGCTATCGACAGCGATCAGGGCGCCGAGACACGTTCCGTCGAGGCGGCAGTACAGGAGGCCGAGGCCGGCTACTCCGCAGCGCTACGCCGATGGAACACCATCGACCCCGACCAGGCCGCCGAGATGGCCTCCTCTCGTGCCAAAGTGGATCAGGCGAGGAACTCC